From a region of the Mytilus galloprovincialis chromosome 3, xbMytGall1.hap1.1, whole genome shotgun sequence genome:
- the LOC143069763 gene encoding uncharacterized protein LOC143069763, giving the protein MMFGQVIARNNGKICPCLLYTVRCMSKTHYQLLGVEQKASQEEIKAAYREMSKKLHPDLNPQDPKTHDKFIRLKEAYTTISTPAKKKTYDKYLAGVQRVIKMKIKENDSENINQGGGMRYTHGAPSPMDVRRFRSPSQKYQPKNYKQSFLMSEDFSNQRLLGLMLLFGLSLNFLIGIYNKTQEIEVNRGNKSTTIENKGKS; this is encoded by the exons ATGATGTTTGGACAAGTTATTGCAAGGAACAATGGAAAGATTTGTCCTTGTTTACTGTACACAGTGAG ATGTATGTCAAAGACACATTACCAGCTGCTTGGTGTAGAACAAAAAGCATCACAAGAGGAAATCAAGGCAGCATATAGGGAAATGTCTAAAAAG CTGCATCCAGATTTGAATCCACAAGATCCAAAAACACATGACAAATTTATACGACTTAAAGAAGCTTATACAACTATAAGTACACCTGCTAAGAAAAAGACTTATGACAAATATTTAGCTGGTGTACAGAGGGttataaagatgaaaataaagGAGAATGATTCTGAGAATATAAATCAAGGTGGAGGCATGAG gTACACACATGGTGCACCTTCTCCAATGGATGTACGTCGGTTCCGATCTCCGTCACAGAAATATCAACCAAAGAATTATAAACAAAGTTTTCTCATGTCTGAAGATTTTTCTAATCAACGATTGCTTGGTCTTATGCTGTTGTTTGGCCTCAGTCTGAATTTTTTAATAGGGAT atataataAAACACAGGAAATAGAGGTCAACAGGGGAAATAAATCTACCACAATTGAAAATAAAGGGAAAAGCTGA
- the LOC143069764 gene encoding uncharacterized protein LOC143069764 encodes MLKCFTLGKCLKLTIWSLQSVRHLTHYEILGVKPDASKDEIKKAYKKRSLELHPDVNQDDPKTHDKFVELKDAYGTLLKEDSREQYDKDLNMAFIYHRHKTRNRSLEDEHDLQHQNFERHFNVKIDKADFIKQVEEMEKESRSAAGPKIDRSVGKYIVAFYICAAVFALFVVYSEMTKRKFSEIPPQQRYVHPSQKAMSHEKEAFMNHYKDQQDKELGHMYMMMRAKKIKETKEDNIKQAKFAEEKVRKNRRLNIGGSKRREETSQ; translated from the exons ATGCTCAAATGTTTCACTCTTGGGAAATGCTTGAAGCTAACAATCTGGTCTTTGCAGTCAGTCAG gcATTTAACCCATTATGAAATTCTTGGAGTAAAACCAGATGCTTCAAAAGATGAGATTAAAAAGGCATATAAGAAGAGGTCCTTAGAG CTACATCCTGATGTGAATCAAGATGATCCAAAAACACACGACAAGTTTGTTGAATTAAAAGATGCATACGGTACACTGCTCAAAGAAGATTCACGAGAACAATATGACAAAGACCTTAACATGGCATTCATATACCATCGACATAAGACAAG aaacagaTCTCTTGAAGATGAACATGATCTTCAACATCAAAACTTTGAGAGACACTTTAATGTGAAGATTGATAAAGCTGATTTTATAAAGCAAGTGGAAGAGATGGAGAAAGAATCCCGCTCTGCTGCCGGACCTAAGATAGACAGAAGTGTTGGAAAATATATTGTGGCATTTTACATATGTGCAGCAGTTTTTGCCCTCTTTGTTGTGTA TTCTGAGATGACGAAAAGAAAGTTTTCTGAAATTCCACCACAACAGAGATATGTTCATCCAAGTCAAAAGGCCATGAGTCATGAAAAAGAAGCATTCATGAACCATTATAAGGACCAACAAGA TAAAGAATTAGGTCACATGTACATGATGATGCGTGCCAAGAAAATAAAGGAAACAAAAGAAGACAATATAAAGCAAGCAAAATTTGCTGAAGAAAAGGTTAGAAAGAACAGAAGACTAAATATAGGTGGTTCAAAAAGGAGAGAAGAAACTTCTCAGTGA